In Terriglobus aquaticus, the genomic window GCCCTGGCGGGGGCGGACAGCTTTCTAAGCCTGCCGCGCTGGCGCGATCCGCAGCGATTGCTGGAGTTGGCGGAGTGGATCGTGGTGTCGCGGCCGGAGTTCCCGCTGGAGGAACTGGACGCGCTGGGCCTTACGGCGGAGCAGCGCGCCCGGGTTCACGTGCTGAACACACTGCACGACGACACAAGCGCGACGGAGATCCGTGCCCGGCTTCGGTATGGCGTGACACCGGCCGACCGCCTGAAGCCGGAGGTGCTGCTGTACATCGCGCGGATGCACCTGTACCACGCGCGCTAGGCGCGCGGCAGGCCCGTGCTGGCGCGCACGACAACGCGCGGCGAAATCAGCACCGAACGAGGCTTGGAGCGAGTCTTGCTGCCGATCAGTTGCAGGGCCAGGCTGGAGGCGTGTTCGCCCAACTCGGCCGTGCCCTGGTCCATAGAGCTGAGCGGAACTTCGAGATACGCCGAGATCGGCAGGTTGCCGCAGCCGATGATGGCGATGTCTTCCGGGACGCGACGGCCGAATTCACGGGCGGCGCGGATGGCCCCCACGGCGAGCAGGTCGCTGTAGCAGAAAACCGCGTCGGGGTGCTCGGGGCGTTCCAGCAGGCGTCGCATGGCGTTGTAGCCCAGCAGGTCCGGGCGGCCGCTGTGCAGGTCGCAGGCAAGGGTGAGCGCGGGATCGGCGGGGATGCCGCGGTGGGCGAGTGCCTCCCGGTAGCCGAGCAGACGATCGTTGGCGGTGCTGGTGCCTTCGCTGCCGATGTGGGCGATGCGGGTGCGCTTGAGGGAAAGCAGGTGCTCGGTGGCGAGGCGGCCGGCCAGGACGTCGTCTGTGCCGACGAAGTTGGCGTTGGAGCCGGGCAGGGCGCGATCCAGAAGGACGCAGGGCGTGGACCGGGCCAGAGCGGAGTTGAGGCTAGCCGGGTCGGTCTGGCAGGAGGCGATCAGCAGAGCGTCGACACCGCGCTGGAGCAGGTTTTCGATCTCGTGCTGCTCCACCGCGGGGCTCTCGTCTGCGGAGGCGAGCAGGAGCTGGTACTGGCTGCGACGAAGATGGGCGCCGAGGCTGCGGGCCAGCTCCGCAAAGAACGGATCGGCGATATCAG contains:
- a CDS encoding LacI family DNA-binding transcriptional regulator yields the protein MPTRLKDIANALDVSIVTVSKVLRGKTDVSAETRDRILRKMEELNYKPNMIARGLASGRSLTVGLVVPDIADPFFAELARSLGAHLRRSQYQLLLASADESPAVEQHEIENLLQRGVDALLIASCQTDPASLNSALARSTPCVLLDRALPGSNANFVGTDDVLAGRLATEHLLSLKRTRIAHIGSEGTSTANDRLLGYREALAHRGIPADPALTLACDLHSGRPDLLGYNAMRRLLERPEHPDAVFCYSDLLAVGAIRAAREFGRRVPEDIAIIGCGNLPISAYLEVPLSSMDQGTAELGEHASSLALQLIGSKTRSKPRSVLISPRVVVRASTGLPRA